DNA sequence from the Manihot esculenta cultivar AM560-2 chromosome 11, M.esculenta_v8, whole genome shotgun sequence genome:
AACTGTCATCTTTTTTAGGTTAATTGGTTTTCGGAGTAAAAACTACGTAGTTTTGTCGCCTCTGCTTGGTTGAATAGGCCTAACTTTTCGTATGACTGTAAGCTGTACAACAAGATGGAAAATCTGAAAAGAACAAACAATAGAAGTATCAATTTTGTCCCATGATACATGGTAGCTGTCTTTGGCCGGCTACAAGTGTatgtggtatttttttttttttaattacatattatatattaaatattaaatattatttattttttaataaattatataaattaaaaaaattatatgcttcttaattcaattaaaaataatctatattaatttgaattaaataaatgtctatttaatatttattatggtAAGTGTATCAAAGTAAATATGAGAGATCTCATGttatatttcaatttcaatttaaaacaaatgttaagttaaaatatattaaaaattaatttaaattttagttagatatttactaaaattagaaaataattaaaaaaatttcaagtaCATATATTTTTCGATTCATCTAAAATGATGTTTTTTCacaaagtttatttttttaaataatccaCCTATATAAATATGATAAAGCTGTGGCCTAGTAACATGATGTTCAGCTATCGTCAACTAATAATCTTAAACACCATGTCAGGCCGGCTGTCTCGTTAAGATTTCTTCGACAAAACTAGTAAGTCCAAACTTGTAATCATCTCCAAAAACTCATTGATAGCCACTAactaggaagccaaatctccaAGAACAAAACTATAAAAATCTCCACCTTATATAATAACTTCATTGTAAAGGCAACAATTAAACCTGTAGCTAAAGATGGCAATAGCATCATGTCAGCTGCTAGcattgcttcttcttcttacaaCAACGTACATATCAGCAGCTTCACATCCTGGAGGATTGAGATTGGGTCCTATTAGACGAccactgattcaaaaatccagTTTACAGTCCACAGAAATCCCACCAGAATATGAAACACATTACTACACACAAACACTTGATCATTTCAACTACTATCCCAAGAGTTATGCCACCTTCCAGCAGAGATATATTTTGAACTTCAAGTACTGGGGGGGAGCAAATACTAGCTCTCCTATCTTTTTCTATGCAGGTGAAGAGGCAGACATACTTGGTGATGTTCTTTATGTTAATTTTATTGCTGATCTTGCTGCTCGTTTCAAAGGTTTACTATTGTATGTTGAGGTATGTCTTCCTTCACGAGTGCATGAATATCTCATTAATTTGGAGATGGATGAAAAAAAATTGCAATTTGCAGCATCGTTATTATGGAGAATCATTTCCATTTGGATCCAACAGAGAAACATACCAAAATGGGAGTACACTTGGATACTTGAGCTCAGAACAGGCTTTGGCAGATTATGCACAGGTCATTACAGATGTTAAGAAGAATCTATCAGCACTGAATTCTCCAGTCATTGCTGTCGGAGCTTCATATGGTGGAAGTAAGTAAAAAATTTCCTGTAAGATCAACACCAACCATGTCTGAAAAACCTTATAATTTATACTGAAATATTTTCCtgcttaaattaaaattatccagTGCTGGCTTCTTGGTTTCGTCTGAAATACCCTCACATTATCATTGGTGCTTTGGCATCTTCTGCTCCAATTCTATACTTTGAGGATATCACACCACAACATGGATACCACGCTGTTGCATCCAGAGACTTCAGAGTATGTATATATAAGCAGTTAATCGAAAAAAAGCTCGATCTTATATGAGAACGGATATACAACTCGTTCTCATATGATGTTGAGCTCGTGTTAGATATCCATATGTTTCAGTGCTAATGTTGTGTTCTGCAGAATACAAGTGAGAGTTGCTACAACACCATTAAACAATCTTGGTCAGAAATTGATAGAGTTGCAGCTGAAACTAATGGACTTGTAACTCTTGGCAATATCTTCAATGCATGCACGTAATACAATAAAACTTATGACTAATATCTatagattttcttttttcaacaAATTTTTCTGGGATTTTCTTGACCTCTCCATTCATTCTCTTGAAGGCCTTTGAACTCATCTCAAGAGCTGAAGGACTACTTAACCATCATTTATTTGGTGTCAGCTCAGTACGATAATCCTCCAGATTATTTT
Encoded proteins:
- the LOC110626333 gene encoding lysosomal Pro-X carboxypeptidase isoform X1 — its product is MAIASCQLLALLLLLTTTYISAASHPGGLRLGPIRRPLIQKSSLQSTEIPPEYETHYYTQTLDHFNYYPKSYATFQQRYILNFKYWGGANTSSPIFFYAGEEADILGDVLYVNFIADLAARFKGLLLYVEHRYYGESFPFGSNRETYQNGSTLGYLSSEQALADYAQVITDVKKNLSALNSPVIAVGASYGGMLASWFRLKYPHIIIGALASSAPILYFEDITPQHGYHAVASRDFRNTSESCYNTIKQSWSEIDRVAAETNGLVTLGNIFNACTPLNSSQELKDYLTIIYLVSAQYDNPPDYFVENLCKAIDGAPQGTDVLARIAVGLNASIIFGQGSCHYIVEPETVYRQSSWSWQTCTEMVIPRGVDTNETMFEFSPFDLNKFTKACQEVFGITVIPRPGWAPVQYGGRNIKSALENFASNIIFSNGFRDPWSAGGILKDISDTVVAIHTDQGAHCLDVLSPNATSDPAWLLAQRDKEIQVIAFWLAEYYAKLATNTAN